CTGGTTCGTTCTGCGGGAGTCGAAGCTCATGTATTTTGAAAACGACAGCGAAGAGAAACTGAAAGGAACCATCGATATCCGCACAGCAAAGTAAGACCCTGTTATCAGTCATTGGGGTTAAAAATCatggttttctttctttttgttcacTTATTTTGGGGATATAATTATTATCGttcaaaagaaacagagaaCTATGTGGTTCACTAAGTTTTGGTCTACCCTGGGTCTTTCTGTAGGGAAATAGTGGACAATcatgagaaagaaaatgcacTGAATATAGTGACTGAGGAGAGGACCTACCACATCTATGCAGAGTCTCCAGAAGATGCCAGGTACAATATATCCATATAGTCTATTCAAATCATCAACTTAACTGTGGCTGTTCTGTAGTTAGTGTTTTACTTTGTCATCATCTCTCTGTAAAAGTGATGTGTGGAAATAAAGTTCCCCCTTGTGGTTGCCAGTGGAAGTTCACGGTGTAATTTTCAATTGCATGTTTGCTGACTTTTACTTTCTGAACTCCCTCTGACCCCATCCAGTGGTTGGTTCAATGTGCTGAGTCGGGTCCACAGCGCCAGCCCGGACCAGCTCATGGAGATGCACCACGAACAGGCCAACCCAAAGAATGCAGTGGTTAGTGCTGTTTTACCTCTCTACTGCTTGGGCCCCAGCCTCAACCCCATTTTAATGATGGAGCATGTAACTGAATCAGCTGAAGTATAATGGTCCAGATTTGGGTCATATAGTAATTtgagcagaagaagcagaataCACACACTTGGTGTGTCATTGTTCATTTTTGTGGACGTTAAACAATTGCAGGTTAGTTAATAGCATTTGCAGATTTAGAAATTAAATGAGCCAGAAAACGTAACAGGGTAGCAAAATGGAAAGACACAAATGCAAGCCACATTACATAGAAAGTAGCTAACAAATATATAGAGTATAATTAACATATTACTATAAACACCCATTTACTTCCCTTCAATAGACACCCTTAAGGGGTCAGTGTGCTTCAAACGAAGAGCTTGTCGGATCGATGAAAAGTGTCTGAAACCCCCTCAAATCTTTCTGACATTGCAATTTCGAGGCTGAATCCGacaatttttgtcattttctgaaACTGACAATCCGACAAATGTGCCTCCCTTATGcagcgattggccaggtgtgcggAGGTCACTTTTCGTATGTGCAAACAAAGGCAATACTGTGAATGTATTTGGGGAGGGACTGTCCAAAAATGCATTATCCCGATTTGTACTACTCATCGCATCTCACCTCTCAAGGCTTTTTGCCCTTTCTTTGAGTCATGCTGTTTGGAACAGTTGTGCACACATTTGCCTTCAGATGTGGTTGGACGACATGTTGTACAAACTACtttgtttcaagcatacccTGGCCTTTACTCCCATCAAGCCCAACTCTCTTTGGAACCCCTTCATCTTCTCACCCCAATCCTCAAGGATCCACTATGCCAAATAtgcctttttctttgtctccttgACACCAAGTAGTTTTTTTCCAAGTATTTTAGGGGTATTTTATGCCTATATTAGTGAGATGAAAGACATGCAGCAAAACACTCAAGCAGGGACGATAGAGTTCATGGTCGGGGCCTTAAACCACAAGGCCATTAGGGCACCCTGACTAAATAGTATTTTTAAGTGAATCACACTCTTAGAATAAAACTTCTTGGAGTACCAGGTAGTGATGTTTACTGTATCAGGGTAAGTTAGCTAGGTTAGTTTCAATCATGGAAATGTAATGCAGCTTATTTTGCAACTCCAGCACTAACTTGAGTGTCCCTTGAAGAAAACCCACCAaggaaaatatttacaaatgtgtgaacagctaataaaattatttcaattcacccctcttttctctttccaggGCACACTAGATGTGGGCTTGATTGATTCAGTTTGTGCATCAGACAACCCCGACAGGTGAGGATCGGCCAGTAAACCTTAAAGATGTATTTAAACTACAGTCTAAGTACATAGTGTaacaacatgtgtgtgtgatgtgttgtgttttgcagACCAAACTCGTTCGTGATCATCACGGCTAACCGGGTGATCCActgcaacacagacacaccGGAGGAGATGCACCACTGGATTGGCCTGCTGCAGAAATCCAAGGGAGACGCCAGAGTTGACGGTCAGGAGTTCTTAGTCAGAGGTCAGTCAGTTGAGACACACAacaggtttttttaaattaattaattaatttattttatttttacgaTTTGAGAATTGATTCATGTGCTTCATGTATGCAGTAGGATACCTCTGGTTAGCTCCATAAATGACTGATGGGATTCTGCACTGAAATAACgaaatgtgttgtatttgtttgagagaaggaaatattaaaaaggattaccaataaaaataaattttaaaaggtaaaaaataattttatctaAGAATACTCTAAGTTATTAATTTATCCTCCCTCAGGCTGGCTACATAAAGAAATGAAGTCAGGAGCCAAAAGCACTTCTCTGAAGCTGAAGAAGCGCTGGTTTGTTCTCACCACTAACTCTCTGGACTATTACAAGTCGTCTGAGCGCAGCGCCTCCAAACTGGGAACTCTGGTCCTCAACAGTCTCTGCTCTGTGGTGCAGCCAGATGAGAAAGTCTTCAAGGACACTGGTCAGTTCATGGTCAAAATTATTCTCAGTCATCTTGAGCAAGGGAAATATATTTATGAGTTTAAGCTTTACTCtcttaaagtttaaaaagttttttacagtatttcttaACTGCAAATTTTTCAGGTTTGAGCACTTTATAGggaaaaatatttctgatttgtaaAGTTGTCTAAAGCTCTACCAGGGAGTTATTTTGTCTCTAATTACTTTCTGCCTTGTTCACCCAGGTTACTGGAATATAATCATCCATGGACGTAAACACTCTTACCGTCTCTACACCAAAATGCTGAATGAAGCCATGCGGTGGGCGAATGCCATACAAGGAGCAATAGACAGCAAAGTTCCCATAGAAACGCCAACACAACAACTCATCAGGGATATCAAGGTATTAAAGGATTCACTTGACTGTTTGTCCCTTTATTGTGGCTAGGTTGCTAATGTTATACTAATAACTGCTAGACTGTGTACAATGTCTAGCTATGAGATTTTATGCTACATGTGTCTTACTAAATGTGCTAATAGTAATTTCACAAACAATTCTGCATGACATTTCATTAACATATGGgcactgacattattttaacTCCAATTCTTTTCAGTTATGCAAACCTTTGGCAGGGACACACACTGTAGTAAAGTGAGGTACTACTACTCACTAAGTGTGTGCCGTGATCTTCTTTGAGTCTTGGCTTTGTCTGCTTCAAAACACTTTTGTCTACCTATTTTCCTCACATATAGCTGGTTCCAAGTTTTACTACAATAATCATATTCGTCACTGATATTTTTCCTAAACTGACTTGATTAACTCACTTAAATACAAACTTCGGCCTATTTAAGAATGCTCTACTTTGTTGTAAAGATAATTCATGACCACTTTACTTTAAGATCACTGAtctggttttctctctgtccaggAGAGCAGTTTGAATGTGGAGGCTGTGGAGCAGACATATTGGAGGAACCCCATCCTGAGATATACCCAGCATCCTTTGCACTCCCCTCTTCTACCTCTGCCCTATGGAGATGTCAGCGTCCACTGTGAGGGTTCTGGCTTACAGCCACTGTTTGCAAGCTGTTGCTATAGACCTCTGACAAAATGAGatactttatctgttttgtgTAACACATTAcaagtatttatatatatattttttgcattaacatgtaccttaatacatacatttttctgtttatataaTAAAGTAAGTGCTCTAATGTAATCTAattaattagattagatttaggACAGGCATAAAGTAAAGAACCTagtttgaaaaataattgtACTGGTTGGGCTGGAATTAAaatcccctctctgtctttctctcccagtgcaaaaggaaaagggTTACACAAGCCTGCAGGATGAGGCCGTGAAGATTTTCAACTCGCTGCAGGAGATGGAGGCAGTGTCAGACCCTGTACCAATCATCCAGGGAATCCTACAGACCTGTCAAGACTTGAGGCCATTAAGAGATGAGGTTTACTGTCAGCTGATCAAACAAACCAATCACGTCCCTCACCCCAACAGTCCTGCCAATCGCGCCCACTGGCATCTCCTGACCTGCATGAGCTGCACCTTCCTACCCAGCCGAGGCATCCTACGTTACCTCAAGTTTCACCTCAAAAGGTGCAGTGTATTTTTGGACACATGCATTCATCATCCATAACAATCCTACGGTCACAGATTACAACGGGTTGAAACTTCTTGTTCACCGTCTTTGTGTTTTGGGGTGTTTTCAGGATTAAGGAGCTGTTCCCCAGTACAGAGATTGAAATGTTTGCCCATTTCATCGGCGAGTCTCTGAAGAAGACCAAGGCCAGAGAGTTTGTTCCCTCTCAAGAGGAAATCATGGCACTGCTTACCAGACAGGAAATGACCACCACGGTCTACTGCCACGGAGGAGGCTCCTGCAAGATCTCTATTAACTCACACACCACTGCTGGAGAGGTGAACGAGCCGTAGTCATTGCTACACAGGCTATTTTAAATGTTCCTCTGCAAGATATCACTGTGATTACTTCTTATTTACACAAACTCTGATACATATATTTTGTCTTCTAACATGGCTTTGTCCAGGTGGTGGAGAAGCTAATCAGAGGTCTGGCCATGGAGGACAGCAGGAACATGTTTGCACTCTTTGAACACAACAACACTATTGACAGAGCTGTGGAAAGCAGGGTTCTTGTGGCTGACGTTTTGGCTAAATTTGAAAGGTATGTTATACATGATCACGGGTTACTTTCTATTACAAACTATATTTgacaatattattataaattcaGGGTCCTGTTATACGCCTGTTGAGGTACACCTGTTGATAGAAAGGACCAACATACAGATATGTAAGTGACAGGCTTGTGGCTTTCCCACCAGACTGGCTGGCAGTGAGGAAGGTGAGGATGACGGCCAATGGAAACTCTATTTTAAACTCTACTGCTTCCTGGATGTGGAGAGCATGCCTAAAGAAGGAGTGGAGTTTGCATTCATGTTTGAGCAGGTGCATTTTACTCCTCGTCTTACACTTGATTGAGAGTCTTGTTAATCACATGTTGCAACTGGTGCTAACGATGAACTCTTTTGCTGGTACTTCAGGCCCATGAGAGTTTGACCCGGGGCCACTTCCCTTCCCGAGAAGAGACCCTGCAGCACCTGGCCGCTCTACGCCTGCAGTTTCTATACGGAGACAACGCACGAGTCACCTGGAGCCTGGAAAACGTCTACCCCGTGGGCCGCCTGCGCAGTCGCATCCTCCAGTTTACCAAAGTGGGTGGAGCCTCGGGGTCGGGACAAACTCTGGAGCGTCGGAGAACTAGCTTCCTGGACGGGACCCTGCGGCGGGGTTTGAAGACGGGCTCGATGAAGAAGCAGCGCatggaggaggagcagatgtTGGAGATGTGGATAAAGGAGGAGATGTCTGCCACCAGGGCGAGTATCGTGGAGAAGTGGTCCCGCCTCAAAGGTCTGGACCAGCATCAGGCCATGCTCAAATACATGACCATCATCAAGGAGTGGCCTGCATATGGGTCCACACTGTTTGACGTCGAGGTAAGTTTACTGGGTCTTTGATTGTGGTTTAGATGTCAATCAGGTTTTAACGTTGCCTGTACGGATGCACTGATCTGACTTCAGGATACCTCAACTCATGGTTTCTTTGGATACTGAGTACCGATCAGAtaccagtgctctctttttcccaaatttacCTCACTGCGTGGAACTCATTGGGATAGTTTTGCGTTAGGTAACATGATAGCTGACGAGCTAAAAACTGAGCTCACCTGGCCCAGTGTGACTTAATGAATGTGACTGAAACAGAACcacagaaataatgaaattgATGAAGAAACTGTAAGGTCAGTGTCTGCCTCGATACCGATCCAGCAGAGCAGATCACTGCATCCATAGTTGCCAGCCCGCTGAACGCATTGGATGATGTTCATgagttcctgtgtttgtgtcttacATAGTGCAAAGAAGGAGGCTTCCCTCATGATCTCTGGTTGAGTGTGAGCGCTGAAAATGTGTCAGTCTACAAGAGAGGAGAGCCCAAGCCTCTGGAGACCTTTCCATATGAGCACATCATTTTCTTTGGCGCTCCACAGCCCTGCACCTACAAGATCACCGTGGATGAGAGAGAAATGTTCTTTGAAACACCACAGGTACATCATCTTTTCTGTAGAAATTAGATTGCGCATGTTTGTAAGAGGAAACAGGATTTCCAAAATTCATTTGGTTGATATGCCTTAAAAAATTGAATACACATCTGTATGTCTTCGCTTATCTTCTCTTGAGTGACTGTGTTTCATCTGCACGTTGGCAGGTTGGAGAGATCACAAAGATCATGAAAGCCTACATAAACATGATTGTGAAGAAGCGCTGCAGTGTGAAGTCTGTGTCCAGTTATGGATCCAGCTGGATCAGGTGATTGATTTGACAAGACACAAAATGTACTCAGCTACCATACACCCGACGGATAACAAGCAAGCATGGACAGAAGATGCAGAGATGGTGTTTTAAAGCTTTTGACTGGCTTTGTAGCAATGCAGAAAAACTCCATCCAGAAAGATTTCCGTCTTTAGAGACACAAAAAATGTTGGTGTCTCTACTGCTTGTGGCAAAAGTGGGAACATTCAAGCATCTGCACCATTTTAAGCTTTACCGTCGTCCCGAGTGTTGCTTCCCTCCACGCAGTCTCCAAACACGTTACTTGCTCTCATTACTTACACTGGTCATTTCTCACATCTTACTTGAAATGTACTTCAGGTATATATATTTtcgtggattttttttattttattttttttaatatccaGGAAAACCAGACAGAGCTTGCACTCTCTTTTTCCACCAAACCCTGTGTCtcacaaaaaacagacattcacaTCTGAATTTGGACTTTTTCATTTCCAAAagtgtacattttctttaagcATGCATCCAAACTAGGTAAGAGAATGTTGCAGTGGAAACATACTTTTATTCAAGTGTTTTTTCTACAGATATTGCGCCCCATTGTAATGTATGTTCTCCCGAATGGAGATTCCCTCAggttaatgtgtaaaataactGTCCCAGGGAGATTATCTCCCTCACCTTGCcttatttaagtttttatttgagCTATTCTGAACTAATAGATTCAGTGCAGATGCAGCCTTTGAGGAATGGAATATAAATTTTGGGTTGTTTAGTGTCCtatcttaaaaaaagaaaattctaaGTCAGATAAATGCAGCAAACAAAGAAATTCAACATGAATAACCACTGCATCAGTGGAGAAGCAATGTGTATAACCACTGCAGTCAAGTATTTTCTCAAAAGGCACCGGTTACTAAAATCAGTCAAACTATTTGCGCTTCTGTCCTAGAACAAGTACTTTGTGTTGAGCTGTTTTACTGTGTGCTGACTTGAGGGTATGTCTTTGAAACTTTTTGTAGCTGAAAACGATGTTCAAGGATGTGTTTGGAGAAACAAGCAGGATATCGCTTGTTCAGTACGTCTGTGTCTGAAGattgttttactgtgtttttttcagtgatgTCAAAGGCCATGTGAGGGTggggtatttatttattgaagtATCAATGGATTGGGAGAATAAGCAGACTGAGCGAGGTAAACAGTGTGCTGGAAATGTATGGATGCAGTTTTGCtagtgcttttgtttttctattatttgTGCATTCAGGGACACAGAAATTTAGattcaaaaatagaaaaagttgTTCATAACTTAATATtgattttctccattttgtgCCCTGCTTCTGAGCTTTTGTTAACATAAAATAACTTAAGTGTGTTGCCCTCAACACCCAACATGCTCAATTCCTTTTATTACCTTGCTTAACTGAGGATATGTTCTCTCCTCCACTGTAAATGAACACAAAGGATTGAAGTCTATGCCAGTCCACGTACATTATAGTTCATGATAAGAGTATGATCTAAACATAATGAGCTTAGTATTTACCTCACATTGCATCACTGTCTTCCATTGCTCTCCAATCGTACTCACTTAGGCGATCTGGTCAGCTGCCGGCGGCCACACCAGAGACTGATCTTGCCATTGACGATGACTGTATTTCTGAGATTTCTGATcattttgaagaagaaaaatcagaaaatgttttatatcaGAATTTAAAGATGCTTTAATAAATTATTGTATTTCAaaagctgttttgtgtttgttattattGTCTCATTCTGTCATGTCAAAAATGGTACGTACAGATGTGTCTGCCAAGTCATCTCAATCTCTCAATAAACATGAACACgttgctaaaaaaaatacatcataatGAGATAGCTAATACCGATGTTAGTTGAAACACCAAAGCTGGAATTTGGATAAGTGCCCAGGTGTACTTATACCGACTCATCTCAAAAAGAAATGAACAATGAAATGAATGCATTGCTAAGTTGTGCCACAGCTGACTCTACACCTACAGCATGAATTATTGTGTCTGAAGTCATAGTCATACAACAGCTAAAGGCCCCACACATCCATCGTACActtacacaggtgttttcacattgatTTTTGCATTCTTATTAGTACATATAGTTTGGTGACCTCACATAATCTCCATCATTGCTCTGCCCAgattatgctgcattcatgcaATGTCAGCAGAATGGGAGGAACAGGAAAACCTCCCCTTATTTCAACTTGGTAATATTCATTCTTCCAAGATGGAGCCTTGTAGGTATTAGTGTTAACATAAGATTTTAATTTAACTCCCAGCGATGGTGGCTTTGCAGCCATGTTGCTAGCCAGTGGTGGACTCAGGCTGTTTGAGGGGCAGgggtgaaaaaaatgaaaagggaaCCAGCTGTATGCGATGCGCAATTGGCACTGTAttgtgttttctccactggaagggcaccctAGAGGGCACTTTCTTACATTTTATCTACCATAGAGGCATCCAAGAGGGCACTTTTGCGGCATTTTTTCGAACATGGGGCCACCATGGGGCAATTGCCCAAACCCTGCCCCTAAGTTTCTCAGAAATCCTTCCTCAACTGTTGTCAGTTGACATtgtaaagaaataaacagatagtattaaaaatattataaacgGTACTCTTCCTCATGGAGGATGTGGGGAACAGAACTGACATGTGGTCacaataaattataataaatactGTGTTAAAGTTGAGTAAGATATTGTTTCTTTAACACATGTTGAATATTGTGGCTCTTCATTATCTTTTAAAACAATGATTTATTGTGACTATAACTAAAATAATTTGTATTAATGTGACGCatattaaagagaaaaaataagaaagaaagactACCAGGTAGCTACATGTACCTTTGCTTCATGAACAGGCACCTtccataaatgttttttaaattgcaacatacaactttataaggttaataaaatattcataaaagTCAGTTATAAAGGGCAATGGGTCTAACTTTACAATCAGCAATCAATTATACAGTCACAAATGTTTATAAAGtcttaataaaattaataaaaggtCAGGTTTCTCTATTTATAATAACCCATCAGCAAAAGTAAGTTATCTAAAATAACAAATGGAATTAAagtggttgttgtttttttacaacaatCTGTCTGTAAAGGTCTGCAGTTGTGTATGTTAATAAGTTGTGCAGATGCTCTGCGgcctttttccagagaaaaataGCCAAACAGTCCATTAGTAGTGGTTTTCCTGTATTAGGCAAgctaaaaaaaggcaaaatgtgtCATGCTGAAGGAGGATAAACGGCTACAGAGATGTTTCACAACTTGGCAACCCACAACTTGTTGTTATTAATGTCTTAAAACGGATAtaaaagcattagtaaatgataACCATTAATAAAGTCACAGTAACTTTTACTGCTAGTTTTACTGCtagtaaaatacaacataaagaTAACGGACACATTGTATGTTCTTTATATGTTGAACATTTAAAGACGTTGTTTTCGGTGAGATGTTTCACTCTGCAGCTGTTTCATGACACGAGCGTCAGGAGTTCATGACGTCAGCCCAGGGGTCCACCCTTCAGTTTGGCTTCTCAGTAACGTTAGTTTGTTCCTTGTTTCCACGCAGTCGATGGTCTCCCCCTCGTCTCACAATGTCCGGAGTTTGCAGAGCTTCagcctttgtttttgtcttgatttACAGTATTATTCCAACAACAGAGGCGCAGACACCGACTCCTTCTCCAGCTCCcagtaagtgtgttttttttgttttttttaaaagctttagcTGTTGTGCTTTGTGCAGCCAGAGTCAGGAGGCTGTCACATGATAGCAGCAAAATGGATTTTCTCTAATAATAGGAGCAAAGAGTAacgggaaaaaaacagaaagcaaactTCACCCTAGTTTTTCTTGTAGCAAAGTGTGTCAGTCTGAAGCACTGTAAACTCTGTTGTTGCAAGTACTGCTTATGATTTGTCAGTGGGCAGAAAATGAAACCTCTAGTAagattgaattttttttattttctttcttgtaagCTCATTTATACAACTGCTTGAACCTACACAGTGAAAGGAATGCCAGTCTGCTCTGCAACCTACAATACACACTGAAACTTATCTCTGTTTCAGCTCCATGTGCCTTGAGATCCAACACCAGTTGTGCTGAATGTCTGCAGAATGTAACAGTAAGTCGCATAAAATTCAGccaaatacaaatactgtaactgTCTTTAGCTTTGTTAGTGGTGTATTACTATATATACCAAAGATACTAAGCAGCACAGTGtttgttgcagtgtttgtgGTGCACACCAACCAAACAATGTATCGACTACCCGGTGAGGAACATCCTGCCCCCCCGCAGTGTGTGTCCATTGAATGATGCAAGATGGGGGTTGTGTTGGGGTAAGAGTGACTAAACCTTAGGCCTCAGATAACCATTCATGTATGAgacattttttcaagcaaaaatgcaaaacatcctctagttacagcttctcaattgtgatgatttgctgcttttctctttgatagtaaagtgaatatcttaaAGTTTTGGAGTGTCAGTCGcacaaaaaagcaatttgaagacctCACCTTGTGCTCGACTTTATCACTATCAGCATTTATCACTACTTTACCACATTTTAGAGgtcaaacaattaattaatcaatcaattgaaATAATAGTccacagatgaatcaataatgaaaataatcgttaatTACAGCCCTAGTGTGGGACTTTCTTCTGATAAAGAAAATCTTAGTTTACAAATAATAAGATGCCTCTGACTAATCAATTACTTGACttacaaaatgatttaattacTAATTACGGTGCTTATACTACACAGAAGAACCATAAATTGGATTTCCCCAAGAGAGATTAATAAAGTACTTCTTTACTTCTGGCTAAAAACACCAAGTTGTTACCTAAAGTCTAAAAGGGGCAGCCCTTGTAGTGTCTGGATGTATAATATGATGCATGGCTCATAATTAAATGACTTTCAGTGTatcctttttctctgtgtgtctgccttCGACTTCCAGTAAACTTCCAGATTTTGATCATCACTATGTCAGTGCTGGCTGGTGTCATCATAACTGCCATTCTTgtttgcttctgctgctgcaagtGTGAAAGAGTCGGGTAAGCATTAAGTTACACGAAGTGTTGGCTGTGAAGTCTGGTTCCACATTGGGGGGGGCAGGCAGGACACAATGGGTTGTTTTTCTGCACGGCTAAGCTGATACCGCCGTCTCCAAAAGCCTGCCAGAATGTGTTACTGCAGCTTAGCTCTGAAAATAACTTTGCTCTTTCTATAAAGATGTGCTGTAGCCTCTTCTAAAAACTAGTTAATTTAATAAGAGGTGTTGGATGAAGAGGAAACAGTGATATATTTGGTCAGATTATTGGACTGATTAACTGACTGTATTAGGCTAAAAGCAAAGCACATCGGACTTTTAGTCTCACTAGTGTCATTTATATTGCAATGTAAgcttttatttacagagacatAACTATTATCAAGATTAATAGAATTACACATTCTTATATTCCAGCACTAAAAGAGAAGACGCAAAGGTGGAGCGACAAACCCGTGCGAGGAAGACCCGTCAGAAAGCAAAGTAAATGGCTACTGAGGAGGGGTCTGACAAGAACCAATTAACTGTATATTCagatacaaaacacaaaagctcATTAGTTTCTGACTGTCAGTAAAATAGACACCAGGGGAGTCTCTCCTACACTTTGCACTGTTGACTGTATTCATCAGCATGTTGATAAACACATATTCATTATGATAAAAGTTGCGACAAGGAGACTTTTCTCAAAAGTGGTGCAGATAGAAAGTTATTGCTGAAAGTGTTTTTAAGTGGCAGGCACATTTTAACACATCTCATTGACAACCACCACCATGCACTACAATGAAGTTGTATTAGTGTTTGAATAGTTTCATGTTATTTCATTGATTATCAAGATTGTAATGTGTATGATTTTGGTCTAGATAATCAATTTTCATATCTGCACATGCCAAATGatgagttttcttttgttttattttgtaaagatatttaaaatgtgGAATAGGGGTTTTGGCAGCAGTACTTTGTGTTGATCCTTGAGCCTGGATTCAAACACTGTAGGCGTGAGTGCAGCCAGTGTTCTCTGTTGTCTAacaatttgtctttgtttgttccCCAAAAGGAGAACAGAAATGCAGCTGAGACATGACGAAATCAGACAGAAATATGGTGAGATTCATTTCTTCTTTGTGTGGTTTCAGTGGGTTAATACATGTAAATCTGGAATATCAAAGCTTGTTTTCACTAAGCTTTGTTTACATGCAAAGTGACTAAACAGCAGAACAGTGAAGAAATACTGTGACAGGGTACAAACAGGGTAGGGGAAAgattaaaatagataaaataaaataaattaaagataaAGGGGAACAATGTACAAAAGTATTTTAACAACCAAGAgaaaaaagcaacataaaaacaacaaatttgatCCAGTAGTGCCATCTACTGGAT
This Siniperca chuatsi isolate FFG_IHB_CAS linkage group LG12, ASM2008510v1, whole genome shotgun sequence DNA region includes the following protein-coding sequences:
- the pttg1ipb gene encoding PTTG1 interacting protein b, with the protein product MSGVCRASAFVFVLIYSIIPTTEAQTPTPSPAPTPCALRSNTSCAECLQNVTCLWCTPTKQCIDYPVRNILPPRSVCPLNDARWGLCWVNFQILIITMSVLAGVIITAILVCFCCCKCERVGTKREDAKVERQTRARKTRQKAKRTEMQLRHDEIRQKYGLAKDNPYSRMDEH